The window GCAATGCCCTCATTTAAAAGTAAATACCGTACGGCGGACATACTTTTAATAGACGATATTCACTTCTTTCAAGGAAAGGCGGAAACCCAAGAAGAGCTTTTTCATACCTTTAACGAACTTTACGAAAGAAACAAACAAATAGTATTTACCTGCGACCGTCCGCCTTCGGAATTAAAAAACCTTTCAAAAAGGCTTCAATCAAGATTTGAACGCGGTTTAAACGTTGATTTACAAACTCCCGGCTTTGAAACACGCTGTGCAATTCTTTTAAAAAAACTTGAAAAACGCAGTGTAAAAATACCTGAGAAAGTCGTACAAATGGTTGCAAAAAACGTTTCTTCCAATGTTCGTGATTTGGAAGCAGCTCTTACAAAGCTGATAGCTTATGCCGAACTTACTAAAAAAGAGATAACGGAAGCCCTGGCCCAAAATTTACTTCGCGACTTTTTCGGCTCTACACGGCAGCGCAATGTAAGCGTCGATATTATTCAAAAAACCGTTGCCGATTATTTCCGCATTTCCATTTCGGACATAAAAGGCAAAAAACGAACAAAGAGCTTTGCATATCCGAGGCAAATTGCCATGTATTTATGCAGAAAAATGACGGAATGTTCTACAACCGAACTCGGAAATGAATTCGGCGGAAGGGACCATACAACAATTTTACACGGCTGTAATAAGGTGGAAGACCTTATGCGGGCGGACCCCGGTACGGAAACTACCATACATGAACTGCAAAAACAAATAAAAGAAAATATAAACAAATAAAACCGCACAACTGGGTTCAATCCGATAAATACTCTTGACTTTTCTTTAAAAATATAGTAATTTTAATCAACTATCTTTGGGGATGTTCCGGTTTCGACCGGAAAGACGGAGGCTTAGGCTGCAGGCGGAGTGCCGACCTCCAGATTCGGCAAAAATTATAACTGCCGAAAATAACGACAGTTTCGATTACGCCTTAGCTGCATAATCGCGGAACCTGCACTGCACTGCTCCGAGCGGAGCAAGGTTCCGACGCTGACCGGAGCTTAGCTTTTTAACGGTGTGCAAACGTTAAAAGGGACTTTTTTTGCAATAAGGATTCGACGCTTGCGGTGCTGCTACCGAATCCCGACAATTACCTCGCACCGATAAGCCTGTAGATGCTTCTGATTCCCTTTTCGGGACGGGGGTTCAATTCCCCCCATCTCCAAACCTTACACTTTTAAACGTACCGCAAAATCTGCGGCTGACTGCAATTTTTTACTATACAGTTAAACCGATTAAAAACCCTTCCGATTGGCATAAACAGTCGGAAGGGTTTTATTTACAAATCTTCACGGAATAAAGGCATACTCATACATCTCGGGCCGCCTCTTCCTCTGGAAATTTCGGCACTCGGTATTTCTACAACTTTTATTCCCTTTTTAAGCAACAGTTCATTCGTAATATCGTTGCGGTCATAAACGATTACCGTACCCGGTTTTATACAAAGAGTGTTGGAACCGTCATTCCACTGTTCACGTTCGGCTGCAATTTTATCGCCGCCCGCGCATTGTATTAAATCCACAGCTTTTGTACCCGTGTGTTTCGCAAGAATATTTTTTAACTCATCTTGAATAAACTCTACATGAAGTTCTCCGTCTTTTGCTCCGCGCGTTATTTCAAAAACTTCCAACGGCCCCAATATTCCGGGGTGTATTGTAAATTTATCATAATCTATTTGAGTAAATACCGTATCCAAATGCATAAAGGCCCTCTTTGCCGGTATTTTAAAAGCAAGAACGGTTTCTATTGAAGATTTTCGTTTAAAAAAGACATTGTGAGCCAATACTTCTATAGCGGAAGCCGTAGTACGCTGCGAAATTCCTATAGCCAATACCTTTTTGCTTATATTAAGAATATCGCCGCCTTCAATATTGTCGGCAGTATAACGGTCATAAAATTTTTCGACCTTACCCGCATAATCTTTATGATAGTTAAAAATATATTCCCCGTAAATGGTTTCGCGGCAGCGTGTCAGGGAAAACATTTTATGTAAACTTACACCGTTACCTATGCATGCAAAAGGGTCCCGCGTAAAATATAAATTAGGCATAGGGTCTACCAATAAACTGTCTTTATCCAAAACCCTGGAGGTTAAAGAATTGGGATTTGTTACTCCCAGCTCCCTTACCTTTATACCTGCCATTGTTTTTAAAATCAAAGCCTTAGAATCTTTTATACCGTTAAGAAAATCAAAAAGAGCCTTTTTATAAAATTCCGATGTAACACCCGCTTCATCTATATATTGCAATAAAAATTTTTCACGTATTTCAGAGCTTTGAGCAAGCACATCTTTTGCCAAATCTTCAAGATAAACAACCTCTACTCCATTTTCTCTTAATTTAGCCGCAAATTCGTCATGTTCTTTTTGTGCATTTTTTAAAAACGGAATATCATCGAACAACAGTTCTTCAAGAGTATCGGGGGTAAGATTTAATAACTCATCATCGGGTCTGTGAAGCAACACTTTTTTCAACTGCCCTATTTCGCTGGTAACATGAATCGGGTTCATATTGGTCTCCTTATATCTATATTATATTATAGGTCAATATTGTACAAAATAAAATAAAAAAATGCAAGTCCGAAATATAAATAAAGTATTTATAAAAATAAAAATTTTTACTTAAAAGGTATTGACATTTATTTTGAAATTCTGTATATTGTATTCACACACAGAAAATACACACTATTATTCTATTCACAAGCTGCCCTTTCTCCTCCTTTTCGGGCAGCTTCCTTTTTATTAAGCGGAATATCCATTGTTTTATCTTTCCATAGAATAAATTCTTTTAAACGGTAAAAAATTAAAATAAAAAATAACAACTCTTATAAAACCGTTAAAAAACGGCAGCCTTGACACTTAAAGGATTCTAAAATATAATACTCCCCATTATGATTGACTTAATAAAAGATATTTTAACCTCCGAACCTAAGGGCCAAACTATCGATGTTTACGGCTGGGTTCGCACAAAACGGGAAACTAAAAATTTAGTTTTTATCGAAATTAACGACGGGTCGTGTTTCGCTTCGATTCAAGCAGCTTTCGACCGCGAAAATAATCTCGATGAAAATACGGAAAACGTTTTAAAGAAAATTTCTACAGGCGCTTCCGTAAAAGTTTCGGGCAAATTAATTCCTTCTCCGGCTCAAGGTCAGGCCGTTGAAATCAAAGCGGAAAATATCAATTTGTTCGGTAATGCTCCCGTTGAAAATTATCCTTTACAAAAAAAGCGTCATACTTTTGAATTTTTGCGGGAGATTGCACATTTACGCCCGCGTACAAATACATTCGGTGCCGTTGCCAGAATGCGAAGTCAAATGGCTTATGCAATTCATGTATTTTTTCAAGAACGCGGCTTTCAATATGTGCATACGCCGATAATTACAGGCTCCGACTGTGAAGGCGCAGGTGAAATGTTTCATGTTACAACTTTAGACATTGAAGAAACCGTAAAAAAGGCATTAAAAGAAAAATGCGAGCCTGAAAAATTCAGCATTGATTATTCACAGGATTTTTTCGGAAAACAAACAAACTTAACCGTTTCGGGACAGCTTGAAGGCGAAACTTATGCTACAGCCCTTTCGCGCATTTATACTTTCGGGCCTACTTTCCGTGCGGAAAATTCCAATACTACGCGCCATTTATCGGAGTTTTGGATGATTGAACCTGAAATGTCATTTTTTACCATAAAAGAAAATATGCAGCTTGCCGAAGATTTTATCGTTTTCTTATTAAAATGGGCATTGGAAAAATGCGGCGAAGATTTAAAATTTTTCGACGAAAGAATAAAACAAGGTCTTATCGATACGTTAAAGCATGTAGCGGAAACCCCGTTTACACGGCTTACATATACCGAAGCGGTTGCGGAACTCGAAAAGCATAAAGATAAATTTGAATTTAAGCCGTATTGGGGCTGCGACTTACAAAGCGAGCATGAAAGATTTTTAACGGAAGAAATTTACAAAGGGCCTGTAATCGTTACCGATTACCCTAAAGAAATAAAATCGTTTTATATGAAATTAAACGATGACGGAAAAACCGTACGCGGTATGGACGTGCTTGTTCCGGGTTTGGGAGAAATTATAGGCGGCTCCGAACGCGAAGAAAATCTTGAAATTCTGCAAAACAGAATCAAAGAGCTTAAACTGCGCGAAGAAGATTATTGGTGGTACTTGGATTTACGCCGCTACGGCACGGTTCCTCATTCAGGCTTCGGCTTGGGATTTGAAAGACTCCTTTTATATGTTACGGGTATGGCAAATATTCGCGACGTTATTCCCTTCCCGCGTGCACCGAAATTGGCGGAATTTTAATTTTCCTTAATCGGAACATTATTTTAAATTTAAAAACCGGCGGAATAAAAATGATAAAAGGCGGCAGAATTATTTTAAAATTTATTTTAATTTGTTTTGCCGCCGTTTTTATTTTTGCTTCAGCGTGTGCCGCCTTTCTTTTTAAATACGGTACCGATTTAAAAAATGCCGAACCTTTTTTTGTAACGGAAGAAAAAAAAGAAAATGCAAAAAAAGAGTTTTATAAAAAAATAAATTTTAAACCTCAACACGTTCATCTTAATTCCGTAGAAAATTTTTTACCGGTAAAAAACAATCTTAATTTAAATGCAGCATCTTATATTTTACTTGATGCAAAAACGGGTACGATAATTTTACAACACAACGAAAACAAAGTAATACCTCCCGCCTCCCTTACAAAACTTGCCGCAATTTATACGCTTATGAAAAATAAAAAGTTTCAGGACGGAACAAAAATCGTAAAGCCCCCGAAAGAGGCATGGGCGGTTTTTTTGCCGCCCAATTCCGCGGAACTGGGGTTAGGAAAAGCACAGCAACTAAGCATAAAAGAATTACTTTTGGGAATGTCGGTGTGCTCCGGGAACGATGCCGCATTAGCCGCCGCAATAATTGCGGAAGGTTCGTCCGAAAAATTTGTAAATCTTATGAATTACGAAATGAAAAACTTAGGTTTGGAAAAAACTTACTTTACGGAACCTACCGGTTTAAGCGAAAAAAATAAGACAACCGCAAAAGAATTTGCAGCGTTTTCACTTAGGTATGTCAATACCTATCCCGATAATTTAAAACAGCTTCATTCAATTGACGAAATAGAATATCCTTGCGAACACAATATGATTATTAAAAAAAATAAAAACGGTCATATTGTAAAATACAGCCCTGTAAAAAAACTTGCGACAAATACTCTTTTAAAAAAAATAAAGGGCTGCGACGGTTTAAAAACCGGTTTTATTTATGAATCGGGCTTTAATATTTCGCTTACCGCCGAACGTAACGGAATGCGTTTTATTGCGGTAATCTTGGGCGGTGAAGGAAGCAGCATAAGCGAAGGAATTTCCATACGCGAAAAAAACGGAATTAAGATTATGGATTTTGCATTCGACAATTTTAAAACCGCAGATATTTCAAAAGAAAATATTATAAACAAAAAAATTATAGTTTTAGGTTCCGAATTAAAAGCAAACCGCTCAGCGGTAAAACCTATTCTTGCATGTACCGATTTTTCGGAAAACCATTTAACTCTTTTTAAAGACGACGAAAAGTATATTGAAAAAATTATAGAACTTCCGCAAACCGTAAATGCGCCGTTATATGCCGGACAAAGGTTAGGACAAATAACATATAAAATAAAAAATTCAAGTATAATTTTAAAAACAATTCCGCTTATTTGCCCTGCCGATATAAAAGCAGGTTCGGAGTTCAGAAAAAAAATAGATAAATTTTTAATGGGGAGTTAATTTATGTATATAAAAAAAACCTATGGAAATCGAAGCTAAGAGCATGGATATAATCGAACAAAGTATGAGCGACACCCGGTTTTCTCCTGAAGAAAAAATTATTGCAAAACGTATGATTCACACGACAGGCGATACCGATTATAGAAAAATAATCATTTTTAAAAATAATTTTGTACAGGCCGCAAAAAATGCAATGCAAAAAGGCCTTACAATTTTTACCGATACAAAAATGGTTTCAATAGGAATAAATAAACCCGCTCTTTTAAAAACAAAAAATAATCTTTTGTGCTTAATCGATGATGAAGAAGTTTTAGCACTTTCCGAAAAAAACGGTACAACCCGCTCTTCCGCAGCGGTAGATATAGCCGTAAAACGCGGTGCCGAAGCCTTTGTAATCGGAAATGCTCCTACAGCCTTATTCCGCCTTTTAGAATTGTGCAAAGAAAAAAAAGTTACCCCGGAATTTATAGCGGGAGTTCCGGTAGGCTTTGTAGGTGCGGCGGAATCCAAAGAAGCCTTACGCAAGGAAAACTTTCCTCAAATTTCCACGGAGGGAACAAAGGGCGGAAGTAATGTTGCAGCTTCAATTATAAATGCTTTATTATATATGCTGGTAGAAAGATAATTGACAACCTCGCATTAAAATCGCAGGCTACGGTTTACAGCCCGAAACGGATTAAACCCTCCCGAACGAATAAACCGCATTATAAAATTTCTCCTTGAGTCCAATGCCAAAGAGGCTTTGAAAGGGAAGATGAAAAAGTTTGTACGCGGTTAAAATCCGGAAGCCAATCATCAGAAGGAACAAGTTCTTGATAAAAACCGTTGTCTATTTTTAATGCCGATAAAAAATTTCTTAAAATTATGTCCTCAGAATTTTTAAGCATTCGGTTTTCAAAAAGAGAAACGAACTTTGCTTTAGGGTTTGCCTTTATAGGAGTATATTGCGTCATAAGGGAAAGCAAGGCTTTGTCTTTTAAGTTTTGCGAAAACCATTTTAAAACGGCCTTGGTATCTTCCATACGTGAAGGCAGAGCCAAATGCCTGACGATTACTCCGGAAACAAGTTTTCCGAAAGGGTATCTTATATCATCGGTATATTCCAATTTTAAAGGAGATATTTCAGCCATTTTTAAAATTGCTTTTAACGCCGTTTCAGGATAGTCGGGAGCTTTAAAAACTTGATAAGAAATTTCAGGGTTTAATGTTTTTAAATCCGGAAGCCAGCCGTCAACACAATCCGATAAAAGCCCTATAGCCTCTTCCGTTTCGTAAGCGGAAGAATTCCATACAACGGGAATATTCAGTCCTCTTTTTTTTGCAAGACTTAGTCCTGCCGCAATTGCAGGAATTGCATGGCTTCCTGTTACAATGTTTATGTTTTCGGCATTATTCGACTGTAAAAGCAAACAAATATCCGAAAACTCTTTTAGGGTTACACCCCTTCCAGTTTCCTCTTGCGATATTTGGTAATTTTGACAAAACGAACAGCGCAAATTGCAGCCCGTTATAAAAATCGTTCCCGAGCCGGTTTTTCCGGTTACGGGAGGCTCTTCTCCAAAATGAAGCCCCGCCCATGCGACCCTCAATAAATTCGTTTCTTTACAAAAACCCGTTTTTCCGGCATTACGGTTTACTTTACATCGTTTAGGACATAAAATACAGCTTTCATATTCTTTAAAAATAAATTCGTCGGACGTTAAAGAGTCTAAGGTACAAGAAGGCACAAAAAAATTCCCCATAAGAAATGAATATATAAGATACACGGCAAAAATACAAGAGCGGAGAAACTAATTATAAATAAAAAATCGATTTTAAGTTATCGATATGCTACTAGACCAAAAGAAAAGAAACGCTTATACTATTGGTGTATCAGGTGTATAAAAAAGTAATTTTCAATTAAGGAGAACTTGACAAAATGAAAGAAAAGTGTATAACCTACCCCCCCCCCCCCCCCCCCAACCGGGAGATAATAAAATGAAAGGGAAAAAATCCTTTTCTCTGCGGGCAAAGTTTATTATTATTCTCACCGCTGCAATTATTGTATTGGCGGCAGGAATTTGTACGGTTATCGGCATACAGTTGTATATTATGAATACGGAGCAATTCAATCGGTTTATCGAACAGGAATTTTCCGCTATTAACCAAACCGTTCAGCTATTCACACGGAACAATAAAAATACGGTAAACGTCCTTTCCGAACATTCGGCAATAAAAAATGCGGGAAAAACACTCCGTAACCAAACACCGGAAGGAGAGACATACGTACGGGACCGCACCGAAGCCGATATACAAAATGAACGGACAATACTTTCCGTATTGGCAAATATTGAAAAAAATTATCCCGAATTTGTAGAAGTATATATAGGGACGAAATGGGGAGGAGAAGCGACCTCTGCCGGAAAGGAAGAGGAAAAAGGATATGACCCGCGCACCCGTCAATGGTATAAAGAAGCTGAAAAAAATACAGGTAAAATAATTATTACAAATGCATATATTTCCACAACAAAGGAGCCGGTTATTACCTTCGCAAAAACGATAACATCGGAAACGGGAGAGTTTATCGGTTGTTTAGGTGCCGATGTCAGCCTTACCGAATTAACTTCTTTTATCAATACCGTCAAAATAGGTAAAACGGGCTATGCGATGTTGGTGCAAAATGACGGAATGATTCTTGCAGATCCTAAACACCCGCAAGCGAATTTTAAAATGCTTAAAGATTCGGGAGTTCACGCTTTTACACAATTACAGTTGAATAACAGTACGGCCGTATCTATTGAAATGGACGGAGAAAATTGGAGCGCTCGTATTTTTTCTATAGAAGAACCGGATTGGAAAGTAATTACCTTGGTTGAACAGTCCGAAATGCTTACACTTTTTACACGGCTCGTTCAAAATATGGCGTGGATTTCCGCAGTACTTATTATCGCCGTACTTATAACCGGCTTTGTTTTTTCAAGCCGGCTCGGCTTTTATTTTAAACAGCTGCAAACGGTTTTTGAAAAAATTGCCGCAGGCGACATTACCGATAGAATCCGTTATAAAAACAACGATGAAGTCGGACAGCTTATGTATTACTTTAATCAAACCCTCGATAATATGAGCGGCATACTCCGCTCCTTAATAAGCGAATCGCAGGAAATGAACCGCATAGGAGAGATTTTATCAAGCGATATGACCGAAGCGGCAAGTGCCGTGCAGCAAATAAACGGAAACATAGAACAGGTAAAAAAACAAATATTAACGCAATCGGCAAGCGTTACCGAAACGGCGGCAACCGTCGAGCAAATTATCCGCATTATAAAACAGCTTGCAGAAAGTATTAATGCGCAAAACGAAAGTATCGGGCGCTCCTCTTCTTCCATAGAACAAATGGTTGCAAACATAAATGCAATCACCGAAACCTTACAAAAAAACAATATTCTGATAAAAACGCTTTACGAAAAAAGCATAAAAGGAAAAGAAGGCGCAAGCACTGCAAATTCGGTTGTTATGCAAATAGCCGAAAAATCCGATTCTCTTTTGGAAGCAAGTCAGATTATTCAAAACATTGCGGAACAGACAAATCTTTTGGCAATGAATGCGGCAATAGAGGCCGCTCATGCAGGAGAAAGCGGAAAAGGCTTTGCCGTTGTTGCCGATGAAATACGCAAACTTGCGGAAGAGTCTAATTCGCAAGGTAAACAAATAGGAGCCGCCCTTAAAGAATCGATTGAAATTATCAATCATTTAATTGCCGCGGGTACCGGAGCGGAAAAAACATTTGATGAAGTGTATGAGCTTGCGCATAATATTTCGGAACAGGAAGATTATATTACCGCTTCGATGCAGGAGCAAACGGAAGGAAGCCGCGAGGTGCTTGAAGCTATCCGCGATATAAAAGACGTAACGGAAAAAGTAAGGTCGGGTTCCGAAGAAATGCTTATGGGAAGTAAAAATGTCGCACAAGAGATGAAAAAACTGAACGAGCTTACCGGAACTATTGCAGACAGTATGAATGAAATGGCTTCAGGCTCGGTACAAATAAATAATGCGGTACAGGAAGTAAACGAAATTGCACAAAAAAATAAAAACAGTATAGAAAAAGTAGTACTGGAAGTCGAAAAGTTTAAAGTATAAAAATTTTAAGGCGGTCTCCGAGCTCCTGACGGATTTTCAGAGGCCGCCCGATTATTTTAAAATCGATAAAACCGTTTTGTTACAAATCGGCAATTATCTTTATTTTTTATGTAAAATTTTTAAAACCCATTCTTCATAGTTTGCGGGCTTTTCTTCATTTTTTAAATCGAAATATTTTTCCGCATTTTTTTCAAAACCGTTCATATCATTTAAACAATAATCGGCAATTGCAAGATAATAATAAGCATCAGGATAATCTTTCCCGCAATTTAAAAAAGCATCTTTTTTTATCTGTTTATATTTATTCGTATTTATTAAAGACCACATATAATTGGCGTAAACGGCAAAATATTCGGGAAGCTCCGGCATATTCGGAGCGGCATTGTAATAAGCCTTTTTTAAATATTTATTATAATTATCAATATCTTTTAACATTTTATATGCCATAGCGGTATTATACAAAATATGAGGATGTGAAGGTTTAAGTCCTTCCAAAACCTTATAATACATTAATGCCAGCTCCGGCCTATTATTTTCTACTAATAAGCTGTCGGCAAGAACCGTTGCTGAATTAAAGTTAATTTTAGCCGCTTTTTTTAAATATTTATTAAATTCGGAATTTTTACCTTGGAGTCTCAATGTCGTACACAGATTTATATATCCTTCAAAATATTCGGGATAATACTTTACCGATTCCTTTCCATACTTTACGGCCTTATCCAAATCTCCAATCATAAGGTATAAATATGTAAGTTCGCTGCAAACATATTTATATTTAGAGTCCTTGCCGTACACAAATTGTAAAAATTTTTCGGAAGACTCAAAGTCTCCTATATCAATAAACGCAAGCCCCAAAAAATAGTTTACTTCTAAATTTTGAGGATAAGTACTGTATAACTCTTTCATTTTTTGAAGAGATTCGTTTACATATCCGTTATAATATAACTCTTTAGCTTCTTCGATATCATTTTGAGCGTAAATGTTAAAAGTTAAAAAAAACGCAACAAGAATAACCGAAATTTTTTTCATATTTTTCTCCTGTAAAAATTTTATAATCTAAGTTTAAAAGAATATACATACAAAACCGTTTATCTTAACTCCGTTTATTATAGCATAAAAAACGCTTTTGACTATCTTTAACACTTTTTCTAAAAACTCCTGCCTCCTCCTCCGTGGCTTTCACCGCTTGAAGAAGTATGCGTACTGCTTTTTCCGCTTGAAGAATTTTCGTTCGATTTCGGAATTATCCTGCTTACGGTATTTGTAGAAAGAAAAACATCTTTTACGGGATTAAACCGTGCAACGGAATTTTTATCCGTATTGTAAAAGGCTTGAACCTTCTTTGCCTTATAGCTGCTTTGAGTCCCGAAAAATTTAGCGAAAAACATCATAAGCCCGACCGCTAAAGAAACCGCAACTTCCATAAACGAAAGAGAATTATAAAAATAACCTGAAAGTCTTTTTATATATGCATTAAAAGCCGCCTTATATTCTCCGTCTTTTAACCCTCCGTCTATTACCGTGTCAAGAAGTTTTTCAATTCTTGAATCGGTTATTGCAAAGATTGTTTTTTCTCCATGTGTTGAAATATGCACATGACGGCTCCCCGACGTTCCGTTTCCCGTTACAAACAACAATAAGGAGCCTTCCTTTTCAGGCCCTTGACCGTAACCGTTATAATCGAAATAATCGTCGGCAAATTCTTCAGGTGTTTTTCCTCCGGTTTCCGAAACTATTACTATTACCGTATCGGATTTACTTTTTTCTGAAACCTTTTTAAGGTAGTCCGTAATTTCGGCAGCTTCATCGGCCGTTAAAATACCTTCATTATCCACTAAAAGCTCTTTTCCGAAAACAGGTATAACCGCAAAAAGAAAAAATAAGCATATAAAAAAAGATAAAGAAAATTTTTCGGTTACCATATAAATAAACCTCCTAAAATTAAAAGTCCTGCCGCAGCTGCTGAAACAAGGGCTGAAAACAGAGCCAGCCTTGTCTTATCGAGAGGCAGCTCGCCGAAGGATTTTCCCGTTTGGCCGTTGACGGCAAACACGTATGTTTTTCCTTTATAAAGGTAGGTTAAAATCCATGAGGGAAGAAGTACATAACGGCAATCTTTTATCGAATAAACGGACTCATCTTTTTCATCTTCGATTGAAGAATAATCGGCAGAATCTCTAATTGCATTTATAGCTGTTGTTTTTGCTTTTTCCGTAAAGACAGGTTCCGCTTCTTCTTTTTTTATATCGTATTGTTCGGCAAAAAAACCTGCCAGATAACCTGCAGAAAAATCTATTTGTTCATCTTCATCATAAATGCTTATTCCGTTAATAAGGTTTTTATCTATTTTTGTAAAGGCCAATTCTTTAATATTATTTATATCGATTTTTCCCGAACGGTTGATATCATATTTATCGGTTTTGGTATATTCCTTATCGCCCGATGTCCAGCTTGAAACCGAAACGCCTACCGCATGATAGTTTATATCCGCTTCGATATCCGCCTGCCAATACGGAAGATAAATCCCGGTTATTTTATCTTGAGTGCTTTGCGAGGTAAAATCGGAAGGCACATACCGTTTTCCGCGTACCCATTCTTTAAACTTCGATACGGCTTCTTTTTTATCAATTTTAAAAGGAATAACCTTATCCGGTTTAAATTCACCCGAAAGCCTGTCGTTTAAAATGACGGGGCTGTGGCAATAATAACAAAAAGAAGCGCTGGAAGTCTCCCCCGCCGCAACTTCAGCTCCGCAATTGCCGCATACATACTGTTTTATTCCGTTCCCGCTGCCGGAAGAAAGAGGCTCTTGAGCGGAATCTTTTTTTGCCGCCGACCTTTCAAGGTAACTTGTCAGCTCTTCTTCGCTGTATTTATTAAAACAATACTCGCATTTAAATCCTCCGATTTTGGGATTAAATTTTATAGGAGCCCCGCAGCCGGGACATTTGTAGTTTAAACTCATTGTATCCTCCTCTAAAAACAAAAAGTTTTGAATTACCTACTGTAATTTTGTTCCGCACTCAGGGCAGAATTTAGCTCCCGGTTTTATTTCGGCACCGCAATTGGGGCAGCCGCTTCCCGCCGGTTTAGGCTGTCCGCAATTTGAGCAGAATTTACCTCCGTTTTTTGTCCCGCACTCGGAGCAAAACCATTCGCCGGCTTGTTTTTCGCCTGCCGCCCGTT is drawn from Treponema pedis and contains these coding sequences:
- the dnaA gene encoding chromosomal replication initiator protein DnaA, with translation MSEWNYELFWDEIISQFKNELQEASFSMFFAVIRYKASTKTSIIIEVPSQFIKIQIMQRYQADIERKLLEISGQKLLVEFEVSTVPITNSQNEPEEDTHSLNTKTIVKPAPKKNESRGAHPSLNEDYNFDDFIVGPNNNFAVNAALAITKNPGTSYNPFLIYGGVGLGKTHLMQAIGNDIWKNTKLKVIYVTAENFTNEFVECVQKKAMPSFKSKYRTADILLIDDIHFFQGKAETQEELFHTFNELYERNKQIVFTCDRPPSELKNLSKRLQSRFERGLNVDLQTPGFETRCAILLKKLEKRSVKIPEKVVQMVAKNVSSNVRDLEAALTKLIAYAELTKKEITEALAQNLLRDFFGSTRQRNVSVDIIQKTVADYFRISISDIKGKKRTKSFAYPRQIAMYLCRKMTECSTTELGNEFGGRDHTTILHGCNKVEDLMRADPGTETTIHELQKQIKENINK
- the arcA gene encoding arginine deiminase — translated: MNPIHVTSEIGQLKKVLLHRPDDELLNLTPDTLEELLFDDIPFLKNAQKEHDEFAAKLRENGVEVVYLEDLAKDVLAQSSEIREKFLLQYIDEAGVTSEFYKKALFDFLNGIKDSKALILKTMAGIKVRELGVTNPNSLTSRVLDKDSLLVDPMPNLYFTRDPFACIGNGVSLHKMFSLTRCRETIYGEYIFNYHKDYAGKVEKFYDRYTADNIEGGDILNISKKVLAIGISQRTTASAIEVLAHNVFFKRKSSIETVLAFKIPAKRAFMHLDTVFTQIDYDKFTIHPGILGPLEVFEITRGAKDGELHVEFIQDELKNILAKHTGTKAVDLIQCAGGDKIAAEREQWNDGSNTLCIKPGTVIVYDRNDITNELLLKKGIKVVEIPSAEISRGRGGPRCMSMPLFREDL
- the asnS gene encoding asparagine--tRNA ligase; the encoded protein is MIDLIKDILTSEPKGQTIDVYGWVRTKRETKNLVFIEINDGSCFASIQAAFDRENNLDENTENVLKKISTGASVKVSGKLIPSPAQGQAVEIKAENINLFGNAPVENYPLQKKRHTFEFLREIAHLRPRTNTFGAVARMRSQMAYAIHVFFQERGFQYVHTPIITGSDCEGAGEMFHVTTLDIEETVKKALKEKCEPEKFSIDYSQDFFGKQTNLTVSGQLEGETYATALSRIYTFGPTFRAENSNTTRHLSEFWMIEPEMSFFTIKENMQLAEDFIVFLLKWALEKCGEDLKFFDERIKQGLIDTLKHVAETPFTRLTYTEAVAELEKHKDKFEFKPYWGCDLQSEHERFLTEEIYKGPVIVTDYPKEIKSFYMKLNDDGKTVRGMDVLVPGLGEIIGGSEREENLEILQNRIKELKLREEDYWWYLDLRRYGTVPHSGFGLGFERLLLYVTGMANIRDVIPFPRAPKLAEF
- a CDS encoding D-alanyl-D-alanine carboxypeptidase family protein, encoding MIKGGRIILKFILICFAAVFIFASACAAFLFKYGTDLKNAEPFFVTEEKKENAKKEFYKKINFKPQHVHLNSVENFLPVKNNLNLNAASYILLDAKTGTIILQHNENKVIPPASLTKLAAIYTLMKNKKFQDGTKIVKPPKEAWAVFLPPNSAELGLGKAQQLSIKELLLGMSVCSGNDAALAAAIIAEGSSEKFVNLMNYEMKNLGLEKTYFTEPTGLSEKNKTTAKEFAAFSLRYVNTYPDNLKQLHSIDEIEYPCEHNMIIKKNKNGHIVKYSPVKKLATNTLLKKIKGCDGLKTGFIYESGFNISLTAERNGMRFIAVILGGEGSSISEGISIREKNGIKIMDFAFDNFKTADISKENIINKKIIVLGSELKANRSAVKPILACTDFSENHLTLFKDDEKYIEKIIELPQTVNAPLYAGQRLGQITYKIKNSSIILKTIPLICPADIKAGSEFRKKIDKFLMGS
- a CDS encoding precorrin-8X methylmutase, producing the protein MEIEAKSMDIIEQSMSDTRFSPEEKIIAKRMIHTTGDTDYRKIIIFKNNFVQAAKNAMQKGLTIFTDTKMVSIGINKPALLKTKNNLLCLIDDEEVLALSEKNGTTRSSAAVDIAVKRGAEAFVIGNAPTALFRLLELCKEKKVTPEFIAGVPVGFVGAAESKEALRKENFPQISTEGTKGGSNVAASIINALLYMLVER
- a CDS encoding radical SAM protein; this translates as MPSCTLDSLTSDEFIFKEYESCILCPKRCKVNRNAGKTGFCKETNLLRVAWAGLHFGEEPPVTGKTGSGTIFITGCNLRCSFCQNYQISQEETGRGVTLKEFSDICLLLQSNNAENINIVTGSHAIPAIAAGLSLAKKRGLNIPVVWNSSAYETEEAIGLLSDCVDGWLPDLKTLNPEISYQVFKAPDYPETALKAILKMAEISPLKLEYTDDIRYPFGKLVSGVIVRHLALPSRMEDTKAVLKWFSQNLKDKALLSLMTQYTPIKANPKAKFVSLFENRMLKNSEDIILRNFLSALKIDNGFYQELVPSDDWLPDFNRVQTFSSSLSKPLWHWTQGEIL